The genome window ATACATCAAGCGGGAGCCTTGTGGACATCAAATGGATATACCAGGGACCCGCCTCTCTCAAGACCTCGCCGTGTCTGATGGCGGATGGGGCCATCGTCGCGACGTTCTCAGATGGCACGCTAGTTGTCCTCGAGCGAGACGGTAACGTTCGGTGGACCTTCTCATCCGAGGGTGGGTTCGAGGCGTCACCGGCGATTGCTCACGACGGGACAGTCATAGTCGCTGACGCCGAGGGGCGCGTAACGGCGCTGACCAGAGAGGGGTCTGTTCGCTGGACGGACGATACTCTCAGCGCGGTTCTATCGTCTCCCACAACCTATTTTGATGATGTCTATGTCGTCAGCTATGACGGCGTCGTTCACGCCCTTTCGCTGGACGATGGCTCGCCGATTTGGACGTTCAAGACTGGGTGTCTGAACATCGGTTCGTCGCCGGCGGTCGATTCAGACGGCGCGCTGTATTTCGGGACACAAGAGGGGATCCTGTTCGCGTTGTGGCACTATGGGGCAGAGAAATGGCGCTTTGCTGCGGACGGCGAGGTCCAGAGCTCGCCCGCCGTGGATGCTGACGGCAAGATATACTTTGGCTGCTCGGACTATTGTCTTTATTGCCTTAACAAGGACGGAGACTTGCTCTGGACTGAGCGGACCAGGGGCAAGATCACGTCGTCGCCAGCTATCGGCCCGGCGGAGCCTTTCGTTGACGAGAACGACAACGGGGAGTGTGACGGCGATGAGACGTTCGAGGACATCAACTTCAATGGGCAGTGGGACGGCAACTGTGTTTATGTTGGCTCCTGGGACAGAACTGTCATCGTCGTGGGACAGAAGGCCGATGCAGTTCCGCAGCTTTCAGAGAGCTCGGTTTCTCCCGAGGAGGGCAATGTATCTACTGTTTTCACGTATTCTGTTGGCTACTTCTCAGACCCTGGGAGCGGCCCCGAGACGACGTGGGTTGTGATAGATGGCAGTCCCCATGATATGACGCTTTACAGGGAGAACTACTACGGACCTGGCATCGACGAATACCGTTTTGAGACGCAGCTTCCGGTCGGCAACCATAATTTCTACTTCGCGTTCTGCGATGCGGACGGCGACAGCGTGAGGTTGCCGACTGACGGCGCAATCGACGGGCCATTTGTCAAGCCGGACAACAGACCTCCCGCTCTGCTTGCAGGTTTCGTCTCGCCTGCTTCGGCCACTCTCGGCTCAACGTTCACATTTACAGTGGATGTGGCAGACCCAGATACGGACGTGATAACGGCCGTCTATCTAGTGCTGAACGGTCCTGGGATGAGTGAGCCGGCGGTTTATCTCATGCAGGACTTCGTTGCCTCGACCACGAATGACGGCTACTACACGTTCAGACAGGGCCTCGTTCTCGAACATGTGGGCGAATACGAGTATCTTTTCGGGGCAATCGATGCCAGGGACGGGATCGGCATTCTGCCGTCCGAAGGCTGGTATCATGGCCCCACGGTTACGCCCTGCACAAGTCCATGGCCGATGTATCGGCAGAATCGCAATCACACTGGTCTATCGGTGCTCGAGGGACCCTATATCTACACACTGCGGTGGGCTGGCAGGGCCGGAGGCGGAATCGTGTCCTCTCCGTGCATCGGCGCCACCGGGAACATATACGTTGGCTCGCTCGATGGCTCGCTCTATGCTTATTCGACAGACGGAGTGCCGCTTTGGAGTTATGCCACTGGGGACATGATCGTCTCATCGCCTGCGGTTGGCTATGAGGATGTGGTCTATTTTGGCTCTGATGACGGCTACTTGTATGCTGTCCAGGACGGGACGCTATTGTGGCGAACGCAGATGGGCGGAAACGTCCGCTCCTCGCCGGTAATGGGCACGGGCGGCGCTATTTACGTCGGCTGCAACGACGGCCGTCTTTACGCGCTCGACAAGGACACCGGGACGGTGCAGTGGCGGTATAGTATAGGGGCCTGGATCAACTCCTCGCCCGCAGTCTGGAGGCTGCCCGATAGGGACATCATCTACATCACTGCGATGGATGGTAATCTTTACGCAGTTCACAATCTCGACACCGGGGGCGTCTATTGCCTCGAGATGTTCCACACCGGCCACTGGGTAACGTCGTCTCCATGCATTGGGCCCGACGGGACCATCTACTTCGGCTCCAACGACGGCAACATCTACGCGGTCGATCCTGAGGGTAACCTTGAGTGGTCCTACCCGACGAATAGCTGGGTGCGTTCATCACCCGCTATCGACAAGGACGGAAACGTTTACGTGGGTTCACTCGACCACCATCTATACTGCCTCGATTCTGAAGGCGAGCTCAACTGGATGGTCGATCTCGGCGACCAGATCGTCGGCTCCTGTGCGCTCGACGCGAGAGGTTACGTCTATGTTGGCACCAACTACACCACTCCCGATGGCGGCAAGGAGTTCTGCCTGGACAGGGAAGGCAACATCGAATGGGTATTCCAGACAAGCGAGGCTGTCAATTCATCCGCTGCGATTGGCGAGGGCAACATGGTCTATTTCGGGAGCCTGGATTGGAATCTCTACGCCTTTGGCGGCCGCGATGAGCTAGCGCCATATATCCTTGGCGGCGGCTTTTGGAATAGCAGAATCTCCGCTCGCGATGGCGGGGTGCTTCGGCTGACTGCCTACGTAACCGACCCTGAAGACAACGTGGATTACGTCGAGCTATTCCAGATGGGGCAAGGTTCCCTCAACCTTTATCTCCTTGATAATGGTCTGGGCGGAGACGAGGTGGCCGGCGACAACAAGTACTCGATTCAGATTGACTGTGGCCCCGGGGACATGGCGTCAGGTCCTCACTATTATGAGCTGATTGCGCGCGACAAGGCTGGCAACAGGAGCGAGATATGGCCATATCTTGAGATCAGAAGCGAGGGTCTTCCGGTGCTTCTGGGGCAGGATGCGTCCGCTCCGCTTTTGGCCGCTGGTTTCAAGCCGATGCAGGCCCAACAATTGCACGCGATAGACCTTGCGCCTCGAGGGTCCAGCGCAGCGGCGCCGCTTTCTGCCTACCCATACAACCCTGACGCCCCTGTTGTGCTCGAGGCGGGCTACGGCTACACGAGGATAACGTCGGAGAACGGAGGCAGGCTCCAGGTGTTCACAAGAGTAACTGATCCAAACGGGCCGGCGGACATTGATAAGGTTACTTTCAAGCTCTATGCCCTGGGTGTATGGAATGGCGTCGAGATGTATAGGGACCCGATGGAGCCCAATATGTACACGCTTGACCTGAATATAGGCGCCGGTATATATCCTGGGACATACATGGTGGACATAAGCGCCACGGACCTAGAAGGCAACCAGGGCCGCTGGCCGGCACTTACTGTGTGGGATTGACTCTAGCGGCGAGATATTGCTTTAAGAAACGAACGAACTTACGACCTTGAACGGGGGCTGCCTCGATAGCAGCTCCCGTTTCTTGTTTTAGTGTTTTCAGCGTCATTCCATCGAGGAACCGGCGGAGGTCTCCCTTGCGGTCTGCGCTTTCGTCTTCGAGCGCAGCCTCGGGCACAAGCACGAGGTCGTTGCTTCCAAAACCTTCCGCCAGCATTCTTTGCCTGATGTCCTGGCCAACCAGCAGACCCGCTACCGTTACGCTCTCCCCGAAGAACCTGTTGCCCACCTCAAGCAGCGACAGCCTTGTCCCGAATGCTTGATTGACCCGCCCAATCGCTCTAGAGAGCATGGGCGCAGCGAGCCTTCCCGTTACTATCGTGGCCCTCGCGCCTACAAGCGACGCTCTCGATTCCAGCCCGCCCAGCGCCTCGTCTAGTTCCGCCGCAAAGCTCGCGGCGATCCCGACCCCGTTCTCGAGCTGAGCGAATTCGCCATACTCTCGCGCCTTCGGCAACCGAACGCCGGACATCAGGTAGAACTCGTCGCTCAAAAACAGAACCTGCCTGTCAAAGCGCTCGCCGAGTCGCGACTGAATAGGCTGCATCTGTTCGATGAGCTGTCCGGCGTAACTGGGCGATACAGGCTCGATTGCGGACAGGCGTTCTCTGAATCTTGTCAAGCCCACGGGCACGATGGCGATCGTCTGAACGCCGGGGAATAGTGACGTAAGGTCCGAAATAGTCTGTTGGAGGACCTTCCCGTCGTTGATGCCCGGGCATAGCACGACCTGTGTGTGAAGCTTTGCGCCGGAGCGTATGAGGTCCCCAAGCGCTGGCAATATAGGAGGCGCCGCTGGGTTGCCGAGCATCTTCGTCCGCACCGAATCGTCGGTGGCGTGGACAGAGACGTAGAGCGGCGAAATGCCGAGCCGCTCGATCCTCTTTAGGTTTGCCCTCGAGATGTTCGTGGCGGTGATGAAGTTGCCGAACAGAAAGGAGAGCCTGTAGTCGTCGTCCTTCACGTAAAGCGGCGGCCTAAGCCCAGTCGGCATCTGATCTACGAAGCAGAATATGCACTTGTTGCAGCAGATTCTGGGCTTGATCGGCTCAAGAGCAAGGCCGATCGGCTGCCCGAACGTGCGAACGATCGTTGCGGTGTGCGGCGTGCCGGCTGGGCCCATGTAGCTGATCTCGAGGCGATCGTCAGTGGAGGCGACCATGAAGTCGATTTGGTCGCTGATCGCGACGTCGTTGACGTCTGTAATGCTCGCTCCTGTTGGGATTTGAGCCGCATCTGCCGCTGAGCCGGGGAGCACCTTGGAGACAGTGATGGGCAAGCGCTATTTGCCCCTTTCGTCCTGTTGTTCTTGGTGCTCGGGGTCTGCCGCGCCGTCTGGCAGTTTCTGGTGGTTTTCCCGCTGCTGCGTTTGTGCTGCGCCGTGCTCGGACATTGAGGACGAGTTCGATGCTTCCTGTGTCATCTTGGGCGTAGGACCTGGCCCTGGTAGGCGTTCACCGTCCTGCTGACCCGGCGGCATCTTCTTGTCCTCCTCGACCGCTCCTGCCCTCACTTTTCTAAAGAAGTGCATAAAGGTAACTTTAGCCACGGCAGCCAACGGCACGGCGAGAATCACTCCCACGAATCCGCCGAGCGTGCCGCCGACCAGAACCGCCAGGATGATTAGCAGCGGGTGCAGTCCGACCTTTCTCCCTACAATTCTGGGAGTAATCACGAAGCCCTCGAGCGCCTGCACGCTGGCGAAAAGTAGGATGACCAAGAGCGGCTCACGCCACCAGGGCTGCGAATGAAAGCCCGCTATTATCGCTGATGGAATGAAGCCAATCACGAGGCATAGATAGGGAACTATGTATGCAAAGCCCGACAAAAGGCCAAGCAGCGGCCAGTAGGGCACACCTATCAGCCACAAGCCCGCGCAGTAAAGCGCCGAGAGCACGAGCGCAACGAGGAGCTGCCCCCGTATCAAGTTGCCAAGTGTGGAGTTGATCTCACTGATGAGCCCGACCACGAAGTCCCTCCGTCTTGCAGGAATAAGCGATAACACGCAGTCGGTCATCTTATCAAAATCAAGCAGGATGTAGAACACTACTACCGGTGTGATCGCCAGGCCGATTAGCCAACCTATCAGCGCAACAAGGCTGCCAAATGTCCCCGCGATGAGCGTCCCAACGGGTCTTGCGGCCTTGCCGGCAAGCGATTTCAGCGTCTCGGCCTGAGGCGCCAGTGCATCTATGAACGACTCGAGGTCAGAGGGGAACTTCTCGCCGAAGAATCGCTCCCACCAAGAGCTCGCCCAATCTCTGGCCTCTGCGAGATATGTAGGCACGTTGCTGGCGAGCTCCGCTATCTCGCGAAATAGCGCCGGCACAATGAGGAAGAGGACCAGCGCCGCCGCGGCCACCATCAAAACAGTTACTAAAATGATGCCCAGCGTCCGGTTCACGCCGGCCCTTTCCAGCCGGCCAACGACCGGGTTCAGGGCGTATGCGGCAAGGGAAGCGAATACCATCATCCCGATGAGCGAGCGCAGCTGCCACAGGACGTATAGCAGCAGCGCAAGGCCAAGAATGGAGATCGCAATCAGGATGGAGCCGGCAACCGGCCTGAAGTTGTATCTTGGTGCGTGATTGTCGTGTCCCATCGTGCACTTTCTCCCTTAGTTCGTGCCAACCCCATGCCCCGGCAAGGCGATGTCTGCCCGCTTGGAACCGTTCGCCCCTCAGTTTGAAGCCAGGTTGGGATGTGATATAAGCTTGAGAACAGAATAGTTAGTATTAGGCACCATCTCAAGCGACTTGGGGCCTGGCCTATTTGGAAGGGGATAAGTTTTGAACCTGGGCAGAATCATCGGCAGGGTGGTCGCAACGCGCAAGGACGAGCGGCTTAGGGGCATCAAGCTCCTGCTGTTGCAGCCTTTGAGAAGCGACCAAACGGCGATTGGTGGCCCCATCGTGGCGGTCGATTCGGCCGGAGCAGGCGCGTCGGAGATGGTTCTTTGGGTCTCTGGTAAGGAGGCGGCGGTCCCATTCAGTAAGGACATCCCCGTTGATGCCTGTGTCGTGGGGATTGTGGATAGTGCAGATGTCCCTGGATAATCGCTACATGGCGGTCGGGTTTGCCGCCTCGGTCATCGCTCACATCCTTATGGCCATTCTGGTTCCAGCGCCCGCTCCGGCAACACAGCCTAATCCGAAGGAGGAGCTCATCGAGGTCGCTCTCTTCCCCCTCGACTACGGGGCGCTGGGATATGAGGTGGCGGCGATGGGCGTGTCTGAGGAGGAAGCAAAGCTGCTCTCGAAGCTCTCTGCCGATACGCTCGCCTTTGCCGAGCAGCTCCCGCTAGGGATATTCACACGGCCGCCCAAATCAGATTCCGCACCGGACGATCTCAAGCTTAATGTGGAGGACCTGCCGGACAAGCGCCTCCCCGAAATGGTTGAGAAGGCGCTCGAGAGGCTGGCGAAGTCCAGGCGCGAGACGGGCAGAGCCGGTGCGAGTGAACCAAAGCCCTGGTCGCTGGCGCCATCTCAGCCGAAGGAAAGGGTGAGTATGCCCAAGATCGCACCATTTGAAGCGGTGTCGGGCCCGAAAGAGAGGCCCGCGGTCAACGTGGAGTCCATCATAGGGCCTGTCTCGGCGAGGCGCATCGTTTATCGCCCGTCGTTAGGCCAGGTGACGATCTCGACGCCGGGAAACGTCCGGATCAAGTTTTGGGTGCAGCCTGACGGCGCTGTTGCCAGGATTCTCTTCGAGCGGAAGCTCGACGCGAGCCTCGACGACTACTCTCTCAGATACGTTCGGGGGCTCAGGTTCGAGCCGCTGCCCGAGGGCAAGGACTACGTTGAGTGGGGCACGATAACTATAGCCTTTCGGCCGGAATAGGCCGCGACTGCACTCGGCAAGGCAACCGCTCTCTGTGGGAAACAGGAGTTTCGCAGATCTTGAGCGGGCTCGTCGGGTTATTGGGTATATGGGTCTGATTCTGCATGGTTCCAGCTGGAATTGGACCTGACCGGACGCAGGGCATGGGCTGCCGCAGATCTGAACAAGAAACCGCGGAAGACAACATTCGGGAATATGGGTTGCGCTTAGACTGCGAAGTACCGACAGTTGAGATTGACAGGCGATTCGTTTTATACGATAAGTAGCGTAATGGTTGGGGTTTAACAAGGTCATGGCACAGGTTTGCAGAGATGACATGTGATATTAGAACGCTGCGTATCAAGAGCCGGCTCGCGCAGAGATCCATCGCTGACAGACTCGGTGTTTCCTCACACCAACTCCGAAAGTGGGAAAGGGGCCTGGAACTGCCAAGCGACGAGGTTTTTGGGAAGATGGCCGGTCTTTTTGGGATTGAGCAATCTGAGCTGGTCAAGAGTCAGATTCGGTATTCAAGGACGGTTACCCCTGGCGAAGGTTATACCACTCGCTTGACAAATCGGAAGGAATCCATTCCGGCGCGGAAGACCGCCCCAGATGGTGTTTTGAGGGTACTGGACTTGTTTGCGGGATGTGGTGGTCTGTCTTTCGGATTGGAGATGACGGGTCATTTTGTTGCTGTTTGTGGGCTCGATTTACTTCCAGACAGGCTAGACACATTTCTCGCAAATCACCCTTGCGCTGCGGGTCTGATCGGTGACATTCGGGACTGGAGAATTGAGGATATTCGGAAGTCCATGGGCCGGGTAGACCTCATTGCCGGGGGACCGCCCTGTCAAGGGTTCTCTTCAATACGTCCTTTCAGGGCAGTCACCGAGGGCGACAGGCGAAATAATCTGATCGAGTACTTCGTGTTGATAATCGCCGCATTAAAGCCAAAGTGGATGCTCCTGGAAAACGTTGTGGGAATGCTCACTCACAAAAGAGGAGTGATGCTTGAGTCAGTTATCAGCGCGCTTCAGGATATCGGATACAACATGTCCTGGCGAATCATAAATGCAGCTCTATATGGAGTGCCCCAGAACCGGGAGCGAATAGTCATAATCGGAAATAGGATGGGCATAGATTTTAAATGGCCGGAACCGACTCATTTTGCCGAATACAGGAGCATGGCTGGTTCTCGGCCGGAGGTTATATCTGTGTTGCCCGTTTTTTCTCCAAACCTGATGCCTGCGGTCACAGTTAGCGTGGCAATAAGTGATCTGGCTCCTGTTGAAGCTGGAGAACAAGTGAACCACTATATTGATGAGCCCAGAAATGACTTCCAAAGAACTATGCGAGGGGGAAACCCTCAATTAACGCTTCATCGAGCCACAAGACACACCAAGAGAATGCTCAATATAATAGAGCATGCGGGAGCAAATATTTCCCACATACCCAAAGAACTCATCTCGAGTGGATTCAGCACATGTTACAGTAGGCTTGACGCTAGTAAACCGAGTACGACGCTTACTGTGAATTTCGTCCACCCAGCATCCAATAGATGCATCCACCCTCGCCAAAATCGAGCTCTAACAATAAGGGAGGGGGCACGACTTCAGAGCTTTCCAGACCGTTTTGAGTTTATTGGGACCACCGGTCAAATTGTAAAACAGATAGGAAATGCCGTCCCGCCCTTACTTGCGAAAGCCCTCGGCGAGGCGATCTACACGGCAGATGATTCAAGGGTCAATCAGTAACCTATCGACTATACAACTTCTCAAGATCTTGATAGCGCCTACGCGAAGGTGAGTGGGGACAACGAAGTATGTCGCAATAAGCCACTTCCAACGCATCCATCCCATCTGCACTGATTACAGCAGTCTTCCCAGAATCTCCCTCCGTGTTACTGACGCGGAAATGACTATCATCAAGGATTCCTGTTCGAATCTCCCATACCCAGACGACGTCACCCCGGTTCTCTCTCCCGCGCCTGTAGTTGCCGTCTTGGTCCGCAAGCACATAGCGGAGCGTGACATGAGGCCCTGGCTTGACTAAATGGCCCTTAGGTTTGTTGGTTTCTAATGCGACTTTTATTTCAATATCCTTGGATCCCTCCGCTACGCCTATCAGATCGGGATATGTATGAGGCTTGTTCTGTATGAAGGCTCCCTTTGAAGTCCGGGTAATGCCACGCCTGAATAAGTTCCCTACTATGGCTGACAAGTTCGCGAGTTCGAGCAATTGAGATAGTCTATCTGAACCTGCATCCTGCAGCGTTGTGTCTATACGATCAAGAACATCGTACAGGTAGTCGATCGCACCCAATATGAACTGTGGCTTCAGGCCGAATTCGGCCAGGTATTCAGTCTCAATCAGTTTAGCTCTGTCGGATTGCCTTTTCATAGTTGTAATCTAGTCCATCTCTGTAAACAACTCGGTCACATGGACCTCCAGAGCGCGAGCGATCGCCAATATGTTCAGCAAGCTGACATTGCGTTCTCCTCGTTCTATTCCTCCGACGTATGTCCGATGCAGCCCAGCTCTGTGAGCAAGCTCTTCTTGGGATATACCACGAGTCGCTCTTAACTTCCGGACACGTTTGCCTAATGCTTGAAGCGGATCTTTCATCATTGCATAATGCTAGATACAGTGACCACTATGAGTCCACAGCCTATAAGTAGCGAATAGGACAACCGGAAAAACGAAAGCACATCGATCAGAGCCTGCAGCCTCGGATGAGACACCCTTTGGTGGCCTAACCCGTTCGGAACTAATGTCACGAATCAGAAGCAATGGAAATGTGACGACCGAGATTCGAATGATGCGATTCCTCAAGAAATCGGGTCTCAAAGGGTGGAGAAGGCACTATCCTCTCAAGGGCAAGCCTGATTTCGTATGGCGCAAGGAGCGTGTGGCCCTGTTTGTGGACGGATGCTTCTGGCATGGCCATGATTGCGATCGAAACCTCACACCGAGAAGTAACGTAAGATTCTGGGAAGACAAAATAAGCAAGAACAAAGCCAGAGACCATGCTGTAACCGAGCATCTCCAAGACAGAGGGTGGAAGGTCATCCGAGTCTGGGAATGTCAGCTCGGGGATGCCGACGCACTGAGGATCGCATTAGTGGAGGCCCTAAGGGAAGGATCACCAGAAATGGGGATAACGCGAGTCTCGCCGGACCCAGCTACGTGAGTCTACAATATTACAACATTCTAAGGTGAATATGGCGAGAAGGAGCGTTCACAACGCAGACATGCAGTCCTGCATTTGCCCCCGAGGCGAACGGCATGAAGGGCTACGTCAAGAAGGCGGATGATCTGCTGGGGAAGATTCAGGAAATCAGGCAAGCAGAGGCCAATGGACGCTGAAAGACCGAGCTGCCCCGAGGTTGGTCTCTTGTCATTCATGGGACCAAGCGTCTAGAGGGCAGATGCTGAGGGCAACGATATATATGGATTCTAAGGTCGAGCTGAAGCGGATAAGGAACCAGGCTTCAGCTGAGAATGTGCGAGTCACGCTGCACGCACATCAGGAGATGGTTGAGGAAGGGGATAACACTTGATGATCTTCTGGACGCAATCGAGAGCTCGTGCATCCTCGAGGACTATCCTGAACACCGGCGGGGGTCTTGCTGTTTGCTTTGTGGATACACGGGCAGCGCCCGCCCGATTCACGTTGTTTGCACTACAGGCCGTGAAGAGCTTATAGTAATCACAGTGTATGAGCCTAAACCGCCTAAATGGGTAACACCAACTCAGAGGAGGTTATAGATTATGAAATGTAGCATTGAGGGTTGCCCCGGCGAGTGTGAGGAGCATCTGATCGCTCACACAGTGCGGCACAATGGGCAGCTGATTGTCATAGACCACGTCCCAGCGCAGGTCTGCTGCGAGTGTGGGGACGTTCTTCTGAGTCCGGATACGATTCGTCGGATCGAGGCGCTGCTTGGGACTCCAGCAGAGCCAGTTGGCGCGGCACCACTGTATGAATATGCGTGAATATCGGGTCATCCGAATGATGATCTGGCACCCGGCACGCTAAACAGCATATTCAAACAGGCGGGACTGAAGAGGAGCTGAAATGCATCGTTTCCTTGTGGTGATTGAGAAGGCGGGCAGCAACTACTCGGCATATTCGCCCGATCTGCCGGGCTGCGTGGCCACCGGCGCAACCCGGGATGAGGTCGAACGAAATATGCACGAGGCGATCGAAATGCACGTGCAAGGGCTTCAGGAGGATGGCTTGACCGTGCCCGAGTCTCTTTCCTTTGCGGAGTATGTGGCTGTTCGATAAATGCGCGCCTGCGCCTACGGTTTCTCACGTTAATCCCTTTGTATGTTATTCTCTATGTTCTCTCCTTGGGGGCTTCGCAGCTGGTATCAAGCCACCACCAATGAAAGCGGTGTCAAGCCACCGCACTCCAAAAACAAGGGGGTCGCCCACACGGTCAATGTGATTTTTGGGGTCTGTGGGAAAGTATTGACAGCTTGAGTGGTTCAAGAGTAACCTTAGGCCTCCCTATTTGAGGCTTTTTGTGTCAGCCGCCTTCGCTGAAGTTTTTGGGCAAAGTTACCGAATAGAGCAAAGGATAGTAGTGCCTAGCACGAGAGAGCCTCGACGACCCAAGGACGAGGTTTTGAGAGAGTTCTTCCGGAGTATTGGGCTTGTTACTCAGATCGGCTTAACGGTTGTGGTGGCGATCGGGGTGGGCTTTGGAGCAGGATTCTACGTTGACAGATGGCTTGACACAGACCACACTTTTTTGGTTGTTGGCATATTGTTTGGCATTGGTGCTGCTTTCTGGAACGTGTATCGCTTGCTTCTCAAAGGTTTCATTCCGCCGGGGTCCGCTGGCGATGATGGTGAGAAAGAGAGATGATTGAGGCTTGTGCGTTTCCAGTCAAAGGGGTTGTGCGACATAGACGAACAAAAAGAGTGCTTATTTGACTTCAGGCGCCGTGTAACCACGGTCGCGGCCGGGGCTGCGCTCGTGGTCTGCGCCTTGAGCGTGCTCATGGGCTATTGGGGAGTCGCCCTGGGTTTTGGGCTGGGCTCGGTAGCAAGCATTGCGGCGTTTTGGTTTGCGGTGAAGAAGTCGCTTAGATTGCTCGTAATTGCCGATTCGAATCGAGCGGCAGCGCATTCGTTTGCATGGCTCGTGCCGAGGTTCTTACTGTTTGGTCTGGCACTATTGGTCGGTGCGAAGTATTCGTCGGTCAGTTTCGCGGCCGTGGCGGCGGGGATATTTCTCTGCCACATCATACTTGTCCTTTACGAGCCCGTGATAAGCCGGTTTTACGCGGATTCTAAGAGGGCCTCGGAAGGGGCTTTTGAGGAGAGTTAACAGGAATGGAGAGCGTAGGGCAAGTCCCTCAGCTACACGAGATATGGGGCCTGAAGCTCCCCTTGGGCGGCGTTAACCACGTGACTGTGATAATGACTTGGGTCGTGATGGCCATTATCGTTGTTGTGGCCGCTATTGTGGTGAGGCGGCTCAAAGAGGTTCCTGGCCGCGTTCAGGTTGTGGTCGAGCTGT of bacterium contains these proteins:
- a CDS encoding EutN/CcmL family microcompartment protein: MNLGRIIGRVVATRKDERLRGIKLLLLQPLRSDQTAIGGPIVAVDSAGAGASEMVLWVSGKEAAVPFSKDIPVDACVVGIVDSADVPG
- a CDS encoding PQQ-binding-like beta-propeller repeat protein, translating into MGNPGRRLVPLGLLLISFVLSFGWAFAASTDVAWRMLQHDSQRSGLVDGVGPVIPDVLFEFETAYWVRSSCVVAPDGSVLVGSYLGMFYCLEPDLWTTPRWWVDSGSDIEGTPCLAPEGIVYVPTMDGRLICIDANTSSGSLVDIKWIYQGPASLKTSPCLMADGAIVATFSDGTLVVLERDGNVRWTFSSEGGFEASPAIAHDGTVIVADAEGRVTALTREGSVRWTDDTLSAVLSSPTTYFDDVYVVSYDGVVHALSLDDGSPIWTFKTGCLNIGSSPAVDSDGALYFGTQEGILFALWHYGAEKWRFAADGEVQSSPAVDADGKIYFGCSDYCLYCLNKDGDLLWTERTRGKITSSPAIGPAEPFVDENDNGECDGDETFEDINFNGQWDGNCVYVGSWDRTVIVVGQKADAVPQLSESSVSPEEGNVSTVFTYSVGYFSDPGSGPETTWVVIDGSPHDMTLYRENYYGPGIDEYRFETQLPVGNHNFYFAFCDADGDSVRLPTDGAIDGPFVKPDNRPPALLAGFVSPASATLGSTFTFTVDVADPDTDVITAVYLVLNGPGMSEPAVYLMQDFVASTTNDGYYTFRQGLVLEHVGEYEYLFGAIDARDGIGILPSEGWYHGPTVTPCTSPWPMYRQNRNHTGLSVLEGPYIYTLRWAGRAGGGIVSSPCIGATGNIYVGSLDGSLYAYSTDGVPLWSYATGDMIVSSPAVGYEDVVYFGSDDGYLYAVQDGTLLWRTQMGGNVRSSPVMGTGGAIYVGCNDGRLYALDKDTGTVQWRYSIGAWINSSPAVWRLPDRDIIYITAMDGNLYAVHNLDTGGVYCLEMFHTGHWVTSSPCIGPDGTIYFGSNDGNIYAVDPEGNLEWSYPTNSWVRSSPAIDKDGNVYVGSLDHHLYCLDSEGELNWMVDLGDQIVGSCALDARGYVYVGTNYTTPDGGKEFCLDREGNIEWVFQTSEAVNSSAAIGEGNMVYFGSLDWNLYAFGGRDELAPYILGGGFWNSRISARDGGVLRLTAYVTDPEDNVDYVELFQMGQGSLNLYLLDNGLGGDEVAGDNKYSIQIDCGPGDMASGPHYYELIARDKAGNRSEIWPYLEIRSEGLPVLLGQDASAPLLAAGFKPMQAQQLHAIDLAPRGSSAAAPLSAYPYNPDAPVVLEAGYGYTRITSENGGRLQVFTRVTDPNGPADIDKVTFKLYALGVWNGVEMYRDPMEPNMYTLDLNIGAGIYPGTYMVDISATDLEGNQGRWPALTVWD
- a CDS encoding DNA cytosine methyltransferase, with translation MRVLDLFAGCGGLSFGLEMTGHFVAVCGLDLLPDRLDTFLANHPCAAGLIGDIRDWRIEDIRKSMGRVDLIAGGPPCQGFSSIRPFRAVTEGDRRNNLIEYFVLIIAALKPKWMLLENVVGMLTHKRGVMLESVISALQDIGYNMSWRIINAALYGVPQNRERIVIIGNRMGIDFKWPEPTHFAEYRSMAGSRPEVISVLPVFSPNLMPAVTVSVAISDLAPVEAGEQVNHYIDEPRNDFQRTMRGGNPQLTLHRATRHTKRMLNIIEHAGANISHIPKELISSGFSTCYSRLDASKPSTTLTVNFVHPASNRCIHPRQNRALTIREGARLQSFPDRFEFIGTTGQIVKQIGNAVPPLLAKALGEAIYTADDSRVNQ
- a CDS encoding energy transducer TonB codes for the protein MSLDNRYMAVGFAASVIAHILMAILVPAPAPATQPNPKEELIEVALFPLDYGALGYEVAAMGVSEEEAKLLSKLSADTLAFAEQLPLGIFTRPPKSDSAPDDLKLNVEDLPDKRLPEMVEKALERLAKSRRETGRAGASEPKPWSLAPSQPKERVSMPKIAPFEAVSGPKERPAVNVESIIGPVSARRIVYRPSLGQVTISTPGNVRIKFWVQPDGAVARILFERKLDASLDDYSLRYVRGLRFEPLPEGKDYVEWGTITIAFRPE
- a CDS encoding AI-2E family transporter; amino-acid sequence: MGHDNHAPRYNFRPVAGSILIAISILGLALLLYVLWQLRSLIGMMVFASLAAYALNPVVGRLERAGVNRTLGIILVTVLMVAAAALVLFLIVPALFREIAELASNVPTYLAEARDWASSWWERFFGEKFPSDLESFIDALAPQAETLKSLAGKAARPVGTLIAGTFGSLVALIGWLIGLAITPVVVFYILLDFDKMTDCVLSLIPARRRDFVVGLISEINSTLGNLIRGQLLVALVLSALYCAGLWLIGVPYWPLLGLLSGFAYIVPYLCLVIGFIPSAIIAGFHSQPWWREPLLVILLFASVQALEGFVITPRIVGRKVGLHPLLIILAVLVGGTLGGFVGVILAVPLAAVAKVTFMHFFRKVRAGAVEEDKKMPPGQQDGERLPGPGPTPKMTQEASNSSSMSEHGAAQTQQRENHQKLPDGAADPEHQEQQDERGK
- a CDS encoding DUF512 domain-containing protein, which translates into the protein MPITVSKVLPGSAADAAQIPTGASITDVNDVAISDQIDFMVASTDDRLEISYMGPAGTPHTATIVRTFGQPIGLALEPIKPRICCNKCIFCFVDQMPTGLRPPLYVKDDDYRLSFLFGNFITATNISRANLKRIERLGISPLYVSVHATDDSVRTKMLGNPAAPPILPALGDLIRSGAKLHTQVVLCPGINDGKVLQQTISDLTSLFPGVQTIAIVPVGLTRFRERLSAIEPVSPSYAGQLIEQMQPIQSRLGERFDRQVLFLSDEFYLMSGVRLPKAREYGEFAQLENGVGIAASFAAELDEALGGLESRASLVGARATIVTGRLAAPMLSRAIGRVNQAFGTRLSLLEVGNRFFGESVTVAGLLVGQDIRQRMLAEGFGSNDLVLVPEAALEDESADRKGDLRRFLDGMTLKTLKQETGAAIEAAPVQGRKFVRFLKQYLAARVNPTQ